In the genome of Candidatus Omnitrophota bacterium, one region contains:
- a CDS encoding carbohydrate porin, with the protein MGKLFNSVAVMLVFSLVCAGESLAADVDLATQVAELKELVLSQQKTIEDQSRRIGELEKCYKGSCARLDEYDKEFENIKNMERDISGRLKGQMDRLTGLGESGLDIGGGITVVGQGTPNANNADTTNGRSSRFDGSYSADIEIAKQFDDGLAFVHMEAGQGDTIEGELDVFSNVNRDAGDTSAHFDLTEAWYEHYFFDGQYILTGGKLDATAYMDTNEFANDETTQYLGGIFRNSPTIEFPDDNSFGVRVNAAPSCLEWMELGIVYADADGDWENIFDEGFIGTQLSVSTDKLLGHDPNEWKGNIRAFFWYNAKSHARIKDPSEFRRGNAGFGLNFDQRIAEIYGVFGRFGWADPKVSVLEFDWSLGANMAGKYWNRVDDIVAVAVGQVIPGEEYGDAGNPDASETHLEAYYAYKINDHITLSPDIQLIWNPGGVDSAAEGDDDVIFVYGVRGQVDF; encoded by the coding sequence ATGGGGAAACTATTTAACTCTGTTGCGGTCATGCTGGTATTCTCTCTGGTGTGCGCCGGAGAATCTTTGGCGGCAGATGTCGATCTGGCTACGCAGGTAGCGGAACTGAAGGAACTGGTGCTTTCGCAGCAAAAGACCATTGAGGACCAGTCCCGGCGTATCGGGGAGCTTGAAAAATGTTATAAAGGCTCGTGCGCCAGGCTGGACGAGTACGATAAGGAGTTCGAGAACATAAAGAACATGGAACGTGATATTTCCGGCAGGCTTAAAGGCCAGATGGACAGGCTTACCGGGTTAGGGGAAAGCGGCCTTGATATAGGAGGAGGTATAACGGTGGTAGGCCAGGGGACGCCGAACGCCAACAATGCCGACACGACAAATGGCAGGTCTTCCAGGTTCGACGGTTCATATTCCGCGGATATTGAGATAGCCAAGCAATTCGATGACGGACTGGCCTTTGTCCATATGGAGGCGGGCCAGGGAGATACCATAGAAGGGGAACTGGACGTTTTCAGCAACGTTAACAGGGATGCCGGGGATACCTCGGCCCATTTTGATCTGACGGAAGCCTGGTATGAACACTATTTCTTCGATGGGCAATATATCCTGACCGGAGGCAAACTGGACGCTACCGCGTATATGGACACGAACGAGTTCGCGAACGACGAGACCACACAGTACCTTGGCGGTATATTCCGCAACTCACCGACGATAGAATTTCCTGATGATAACTCTTTTGGCGTGAGGGTCAACGCGGCGCCGTCATGCCTGGAGTGGATGGAGCTGGGCATAGTTTACGCGGACGCCGATGGCGACTGGGAGAATATCTTTGATGAAGGGTTCATAGGTACGCAGCTATCGGTAAGTACGGATAAATTGCTGGGCCATGATCCGAACGAATGGAAGGGCAATATAAGAGCATTTTTCTGGTATAACGCAAAATCACATGCTAGAATAAAGGACCCGTCGGAGTTTAGGCGTGGGAACGCAGGGTTCGGGCTCAATTTCGACCAGAGGATAGCGGAAATATACGGTGTTTTCGGAAGGTTCGGATGGGCTGACCCCAAAGTAAGCGTTCTTGAGTTCGACTGGTCGCTTGGCGCTAACATGGCCGGTAAGTACTGGAATAGAGTGGATGATATCGTTGCTGTTGCCGTCGGGCAGGTGATACCCGGGGAAGAATATGGTGACGCCGGGAATCCTGACGCCAGCGAGACGCACCTGGAGGCGTATTACGCGTATAAGATAAACGACCACATAACGCTGTCGCCGGATATACAGCTTATATGGAACCCCGGCGGAGTGGATAGTGCCGCCGAAGGCGATGACGATGTCATATTTGTTTACGGAGTAAGAGGGCAGGTAGACTTTTAG
- the nikR gene encoding nickel-responsive transcriptional regulator NikR, translating to MGKVVRFGVSLEKELLSKFDAVLKKEKYPTRSEAIRDLVRDKLVKKEWGDVRGDVAGTITLVYDHHKRELLNTLTDLQHDHHGIIISAQHVHLDHNNCLEIIIVKGRYSEIDELASCLKSAKGVKFGHLSLATTGKNIS from the coding sequence ATGGGAAAAGTCGTAAGGTTCGGTGTGTCCCTCGAAAAAGAACTCCTTTCGAAATTCGACGCGGTCCTGAAAAAAGAGAAATACCCCACGAGGTCCGAGGCTATAAGGGACCTTGTGAGGGACAAGCTTGTAAAAAAAGAATGGGGAGATGTGCGAGGTGACGTGGCCGGGACCATAACGCTTGTGTATGACCACCACAAAAGAGAACTGTTGAACACGCTTACTGACCTGCAGCATGATCACCATGGCATAATAATCTCCGCCCAGCATGTGCATCTCGACCATAACAACTGCCTGGAGATAATAATCGTAAAAGGTCGTTACAGTGAGATAGACGAATTGGCCAGTTGCCTTAAGTCCGCCAAGGGGGTAAAGTTCGGGCATCTTTCCCTGGCGACCACGGGGAAGAATATTTCATAA
- a CDS encoding DEAD/DEAH box helicase has translation MKYDPFQIEAINHINNGHSVLVSAPTGAGKTVIAEHVINDSLERGGKVIYTAPIKALSNQKFRDFQAHHADKTGILTGDVSLNPYAPVLIMTTEIFRNKILTNADELKDYSWVIFDEIHYLDNFERGTVWEECLIFLPSHMNMLGLSATIPNIDEFARWISSIHGKDLKVVKEEKRPVPLHFFYQCDGKVFDDMNKLRHLSPPHVRRHGYRRHGMPKHSLKDFRPNRLDTLVRHLEETRKLPCIYFVFGRKRSEFLAGELAGFDFLSAEEKEKISRLYRDLCEKFSLTGENSAEEMLPLVERGIAFHHAGMLPTLKEVIERLFTSRLIKVIFTTETFALGINMPARTVVFDELRKFYGRFHANLKTRDFYQMAGRAGRRGIDTEGFVYSRVNLNRLKPDELKRIILGEPERVRSRFNASYATILNLYTNYGDSLYDIYERSFHSFQEKIKYRERAVSTMRARVDLLEHMGYIARGGLTDKGAFASRLYGYELGLTELYHSGMMNDMGVKDIGIICSALVYEPRKNSTLPKLNKHTRSLQGMTDNIMKNIHRNEKKFGLQEPSKDYNYHTANCVEAWMSGCEFNDLLRLTDADEGEIIRYFRMAVQVLRELLDTPASPATKQKFRSVIGLINRDIVDAENQLKEL, from the coding sequence ATGAAATATGACCCGTTCCAGATAGAAGCGATAAACCACATAAATAACGGCCACTCTGTGCTGGTCTCCGCCCCGACAGGGGCCGGAAAGACCGTAATAGCCGAGCATGTGATAAATGACAGCCTCGAGAGAGGCGGTAAGGTCATCTATACGGCCCCGATAAAAGCGCTGTCCAACCAGAAATTCCGCGACTTCCAGGCCCATCACGCGGACAAGACCGGTATATTGACCGGGGATGTCAGTTTGAACCCTTACGCCCCCGTGCTCATCATGACAACGGAGATCTTCAGGAACAAGATACTTACCAATGCGGACGAATTAAAGGATTACTCCTGGGTCATATTTGATGAGATCCACTATCTGGATAATTTTGAGCGCGGAACGGTGTGGGAGGAATGCCTGATATTCCTTCCCTCCCACATGAACATGCTCGGGCTTTCGGCCACCATACCTAATATCGACGAATTCGCGCGATGGATAAGTTCGATACACGGCAAGGACCTCAAGGTGGTCAAGGAGGAAAAAAGGCCCGTGCCTCTCCACTTTTTCTATCAATGCGACGGGAAAGTGTTCGACGACATGAACAAATTACGCCATTTGTCCCCCCCTCACGTAAGGCGTCATGGGTATCGACGCCATGGCATGCCAAAACACTCGCTAAAGGACTTCAGGCCCAACCGGTTGGATACCCTCGTCCGCCATCTTGAGGAAACCCGGAAATTACCATGCATATATTTCGTCTTTGGCCGCAAAAGGTCCGAGTTCCTGGCCGGGGAACTTGCCGGTTTCGACTTCCTCTCCGCCGAAGAAAAAGAAAAGATATCGCGCCTTTACCGGGACCTCTGTGAAAAATTCTCGCTTACGGGAGAGAACAGCGCGGAAGAGATGTTGCCCCTTGTGGAACGCGGCATAGCGTTCCATCACGCCGGGATGCTCCCCACGTTGAAAGAGGTGATCGAACGGCTTTTCACCAGCCGCCTGATAAAAGTGATCTTTACCACGGAAACGTTCGCGCTTGGCATAAATATGCCCGCCAGGACCGTCGTTTTCGATGAACTCAGGAAATTCTACGGAAGGTTCCACGCGAACCTTAAAACACGGGATTTCTACCAGATGGCCGGACGCGCGGGAAGACGGGGCATAGATACCGAAGGCTTTGTATACAGCCGCGTGAACCTCAACCGCCTCAAACCGGACGAGCTGAAACGCATCATCCTCGGTGAACCGGAAAGGGTCCGCAGCCGTTTCAACGCTTCATATGCCACCATCCTTAACCTCTACACGAACTACGGCGATTCACTGTACGATATATATGAGCGCTCTTTCCACTCTTTCCAGGAAAAGATCAAATATCGTGAGAGGGCGGTAAGTACCATGCGCGCCAGGGTAGACCTCCTGGAACATATGGGCTATATCGCCAGGGGGGGGCTTACCGATAAAGGCGCGTTCGCTTCCAGATTATACGGGTACGAGCTCGGACTTACGGAACTTTACCATTCCGGCATGATGAACGACATGGGGGTCAAGGATATCGGTATAATATGTTCCGCCCTCGTGTATGAACCCCGCAAGAACTCCACATTGCCGAAACTTAACAAACACACACGCTCCCTGCAGGGCATGACCGACAACATAATGAAGAACATCCACAGGAACGAAAAAAAATTCGGCCTGCAGGAACCCAGCAAGGACTACAATTACCACACGGCGAACTGTGTGGAGGCCTGGATGTCGGGATGTGAGTTCAACGACCTCCTGCGTCTTACAGACGCGGATGAAGGCGAGATCATACGCTACTTCCGCATGGCCGTACAGGTATTACGGGAACTTCTCGACACCCCCGCGTCCCCGGCGACAAAGCAAAAATTCCGGAGCGTTATAGGCCTGATAAACAGGGATATCGTCGACGCGGAGAACCAGTTGAAAGAATTGTGA
- a CDS encoding YkgJ family cysteine cluster protein, whose amino-acid sequence MGGENLRYTLREEIFSDELMALYAEMDSKIAEFRRATGIECPSGCGKCCENPRLEATVLEFLPLAIRICDKKEDDMWLDVLSRASGGPCAFYVPDTLMPGNGKCGIYEYRGYICRLFGLFVRPTKAASPEIVACAVLKRSMPELMEKAREMVASGHDAPVASHFSMRFLAIDNLLSTRLLPVNAAIKEAIERVKCSRSYL is encoded by the coding sequence ATGGGTGGGGAGAACCTAAGATATACGTTGCGGGAAGAGATCTTTTCCGATGAACTTATGGCGCTTTACGCGGAAATGGACTCTAAAATAGCGGAATTCAGGCGGGCCACTGGGATCGAGTGCCCATCCGGGTGTGGTAAATGTTGTGAGAACCCCCGTCTTGAGGCGACAGTGCTCGAGTTCCTGCCCCTCGCGATTCGTATCTGCGACAAAAAAGAGGACGACATGTGGCTGGATGTCCTGTCCAGGGCGTCGGGAGGACCATGCGCGTTCTATGTCCCGGATACGCTCATGCCGGGGAACGGGAAATGCGGGATATATGAGTATCGAGGATATATATGCCGGCTTTTCGGTCTCTTTGTCAGGCCTACCAAGGCTGCCAGCCCGGAGATAGTGGCCTGCGCCGTGTTGAAAAGATCCATGCCGGAACTTATGGAAAAAGCCAGGGAAATGGTGGCATCCGGGCATGACGCCCCTGTAGCGTCGCATTTCTCCATGAGGTTCCTGGCGATAGATAACCTTCTGAGCACGCGTCTTCTGCCCGTGAACGCCGCGATAAAAGAGGCCATAGAACGGGTAAAGTGCAGCAGGTCCTATCTGTGA
- a CDS encoding TMEM165/GDT1 family protein: protein MDMKLFFTAFSAVFFAELADKTQLVGIVMASKSGRPLTVWMGSVAAYIIITAVSVVLGAILSKYMRPEIVKYAAGAIFIIMGVLMVAGKI from the coding sequence ATGGACATGAAACTGTTCTTTACGGCGTTCTCCGCGGTGTTCTTTGCCGAGCTCGCGGACAAGACGCAATTAGTGGGTATAGTTATGGCGTCAAAGAGCGGCAGGCCGCTGACGGTATGGATGGGGTCGGTCGCGGCGTATATTATCATCACGGCGGTGTCGGTGGTCTTAGGGGCCATACTATCGAAATATATGAGGCCGGAGATCGTCAAATACGCGGCGGGCGCTATATTCATTATCATGGGCGTTCTCATGGTGGCAGGAAAGATATAA